From Laspinema palackyanum D2c, the proteins below share one genomic window:
- a CDS encoding DUF6883 domain-containing protein — protein MLIPYSENAVVDIRKLRDCCLNLEHNDGKHKARLFLSILGMSADDAEALRQILLEVVKSQEAQLGRLDDFGQR, from the coding sequence ATGCTGATTCCATACTCGGAGAACGCAGTGGTAGATATCCGTAAACTCCGGGACTGCTGCCTTAACCTAGAACATAATGATGGCAAGCACAAGGCGCGGCTGTTTTTGTCTATTCTGGGGATGAGTGCCGATGATGCAGAAGCCTTACGCCAAATTTTGCTAGAGGTTGTTAAAAGTCAAGAAGCACAACTCGGCAGACTCGATGACTTTGGTCAACGTTAG
- a CDS encoding NAD(P)-dependent alcohol dehydrogenase, whose amino-acid sequence MIEATKFKAYAALQAREKLQPYSYQPAPLQVDDIEIRVTHNGLCHTDLHMRDNDWGVSQFPLVAGHEVVGIVTEVGEKVTHLQKGARVGVGWIRNSCRTCDHCLQGEENICRQGYTGLIVGNHGGFADRLRVNASFTYKIPDALDSASAAPLLCAGITVYTPLRTYIKHPGTKVGVMGIGGLGHLAIKFARAMGAEVTAFSTSADKADQAQEFGAHHYQKWGTAEEMKAVEGTLDLVICTISAETDWNLAFSLLGNNGVLCFVGLPVSTLNVPLIPLILGQKSLVGSIVGGRRFMEEMLDFAAINQIKPMIETMPLSQINEAMDKVAANQARYRIVLLSE is encoded by the coding sequence ATGATCGAAGCTACAAAGTTCAAAGCTTACGCAGCGTTACAAGCCAGGGAAAAGCTCCAACCTTACTCATATCAACCCGCGCCCTTGCAAGTTGATGACATAGAAATTCGCGTCACTCATAATGGCCTGTGCCATACGGATCTTCATATGCGGGATAATGACTGGGGAGTGAGTCAATTTCCCCTCGTCGCCGGACATGAAGTCGTGGGAATTGTCACGGAAGTGGGAGAAAAAGTCACCCATCTCCAGAAAGGCGCTCGCGTCGGAGTGGGCTGGATCCGTAACTCTTGCCGAACTTGTGACCACTGCTTGCAAGGGGAAGAAAATATTTGTCGCCAAGGCTATACAGGTCTAATAGTCGGTAATCATGGCGGATTTGCCGATCGCCTGCGCGTGAACGCCTCATTTACTTACAAAATTCCCGATGCCTTAGACTCGGCCAGTGCTGCACCGCTACTATGTGCGGGAATTACCGTGTACACTCCCTTACGCACCTATATCAAACACCCGGGCACGAAAGTTGGAGTCATGGGAATTGGCGGACTCGGACATCTCGCGATTAAATTTGCCCGGGCAATGGGGGCGGAAGTCACCGCCTTTTCTACCTCGGCAGATAAAGCAGACCAAGCTCAAGAGTTTGGTGCCCATCACTATCAAAAGTGGGGGACCGCTGAAGAAATGAAAGCGGTAGAAGGGACTTTGGATTTAGTAATCTGTACCATTTCCGCCGAAACAGACTGGAATTTAGCGTTTAGCTTATTAGGCAACAATGGAGTGTTGTGTTTTGTCGGCCTCCCCGTTTCCACTCTAAATGTCCCCTTGATTCCGTTAATTTTGGGCCAAAAATCTTTAGTCGGTAGCATCGTGGGGGGTCGCCGTTTTATGGAGGAAATGTTAGACTTCGCGGCGATTAATCAAATTAAACCGATGATTGAAACCATGCCTTTAAGCCAGATTAATGAGGCGATGGATAAGGTGGCAGCAAATCAAGCTCGTTATCGGATTGTCTTGTTATCTGAATAA
- a CDS encoding DUF4926 domain-containing protein, with protein sequence MKPKPIKLLDIVALTVDIPEYNLWQGQVGTVVEVLAKGAAFEVEFTDSRTGQTYESVGLRPEQLMVLHFDPLSPDANAVMLPSLL encoded by the coding sequence ATGAAACCTAAACCCATTAAATTATTAGATATCGTCGCGCTGACTGTGGATATTCCTGAATACAATTTATGGCAAGGGCAAGTGGGGACCGTGGTAGAAGTTTTGGCAAAGGGTGCGGCGTTTGAAGTGGAATTTACGGACTCTCGCACAGGTCAAACTTATGAATCGGTTGGTTTACGTCCAGAGCAACTCATGGTGTTACATTTTGACCCATTATCTCCAGATGCCAATGCTGTGATGCTGCCTTCCCTATTATAA
- a CDS encoding CHAT domain-containing protein — protein MNERRIQAYRNLIQQLLTCPNGEEDQILNQAIELVDEGFMQACQLRAQQLQQEGEENQAQFLRDVAQQVVAFLDQQPSGGGGESRETQGHATAEDYFNFLMQILQAIQDSQSSPSVVYPLLQQNLDKLDVNLIQILNNWASKTLNQIEENQAASIAADIGDFATLIQEFPLGNPINNQEIAVVGYEISLTVFTREQAPERWASLQNNLGNVYLNCIQREPRQNLELAFNCYQAALEVFTPNTFLEKWAETQNNLGNAYLNRIQGEKRQNLELAITCYQDALRVYTQDAFPEKWAGTQNNLGTAYNNRIQGERGQNLELAISYFKAALQVRTPNTFLEKWAETQNNLGNAYLNRIQGEKRQNLELAITCYQDALRVYTQDAFPEKWAGTQNNLGTAYGDRIEGEKRQNLELAIACYQDALQVRTRRDAFPEDWVMMSLNNLGNTYNNRIEGEKRQNLELAIACYQDALQIFTRDAFPQDWAMTQNNLGNTYRNLIQGERRQNLELAIASFQAALQVYTQESFPQNHAETLFNLGLAYRDSSQVQNAYKTFVAAIDTVEEIRSGIIIGGEADKQKLAEEWQKLYGNMVEVCLELENYSAALEYAERSKARNLLELMAATRLKPPGVSSEVWERYDALSQELWNLQQQSDNSTFSTLSKTEIIQQSKKLHQEIDTLVEEEITPHNPKFRLGQQVQPMPYREIQALVDDNRAIVEWYFTNKGIHAFIVTRQGEPILVSTEPDAWEGLVQLTSEYVIAYYNTDKSQWRQQLPSYLQRLAEILELDKLLSRIPSHCQELVLVPYRFLHLFPLHALPVSQTEYLSDKFPQGIRYVPSSQILQLSLSQESTPLGKGGEEKSLFAIQNPTADLDYTNIEVEAIQTGFNAVTVLKGDAASKTGFNQAATLLKDAAFVHFACHGSFDFANPRNSGLILADAKLSETTATEEGVPRIRSQRGEFNPSECLTLPEIFNLRFRQCRLVALSACETGITDIRTTSDEYISILAGFFFAGSRNVLGTLWAVNDLSTAIFMIHFYETLLGENQPPVALAVKQTQEWMQQVTVAQLLEWIVGCPLIGGERREEMCYYLRLGYKTKLDVKRFESPYYWAAFCAVGQ, from the coding sequence ATGAACGAACGACGCATCCAAGCCTATCGCAACCTGATTCAACAACTGCTCACCTGTCCCAATGGCGAGGAAGACCAAATCCTCAACCAGGCGATCGAGTTAGTAGATGAAGGATTTATGCAGGCGTGTCAACTGCGGGCACAACAGTTGCAGCAGGAAGGGGAAGAGAATCAGGCGCAGTTTCTGCGAGATGTGGCGCAACAGGTGGTGGCCTTTCTCGACCAACAACCCTCTGGCGGTGGGGGTGAATCCAGGGAAACCCAAGGTCATGCTACAGCGGAAGACTATTTCAACTTTTTAATGCAGATATTGCAAGCAATTCAAGATAGTCAAAGCAGTCCCTCAGTGGTGTATCCCTTGCTACAACAGAACCTGGATAAATTGGATGTGAACCTGATACAAATTTTGAACAATTGGGCCAGTAAAACCCTCAATCAAATCGAGGAAAATCAAGCTGCTAGTATTGCGGCAGATATTGGCGACTTCGCCACTTTAATTCAAGAATTTCCATTAGGAAATCCGATTAATAATCAGGAAATCGCAGTAGTCGGCTATGAAATTAGTTTAACGGTTTTTACCCGAGAACAAGCCCCGGAAAGGTGGGCTAGTCTCCAAAATAATCTGGGTAATGTCTACCTTAACTGCATCCAACGAGAACCGAGGCAGAATCTGGAACTGGCGTTCAACTGTTACCAAGCCGCTTTAGAAGTTTTTACCCCTAACACCTTTCTTGAAAAATGGGCAGAGACTCAAAATAATCTGGGGAATGCCTACCTTAACCGCATCCAAGGGGAAAAGCGGCAGAATCTGGAATTGGCCATTACTTGTTACCAAGACGCTTTACGAGTTTATACTCAGGATGCCTTTCCCGAAAAATGGGCAGGGACCCAAAATAATCTGGGGACTGCCTACAATAACCGCATCCAAGGGGAACGGGGGCAGAATCTGGAATTGGCGATCTCATATTTCAAAGCAGCTTTACAAGTAAGAACCCCTAACACCTTTCTTGAAAAATGGGCAGAGACTCAAAATAATCTGGGGAATGCCTACCTTAACCGCATCCAAGGGGAAAAGCGGCAGAATCTGGAATTGGCCATTACTTGTTACCAAGACGCTTTACGAGTTTATACTCAGGATGCCTTTCCCGAAAAATGGGCAGGGACCCAAAATAATCTGGGGACTGCCTACGGTGACCGGATCGAAGGGGAAAAGCGGCAGAATCTGGAATTGGCCATTGCTTGTTACCAAGACGCTTTACAAGTTAGAACCCGACGAGATGCCTTTCCCGAAGATTGGGTAATGATGAGCCTAAATAATCTGGGGAATACCTACAATAACCGCATCGAAGGGGAAAAGCGGCAGAATCTGGAATTGGCCATCGCCTGTTACCAAGACGCTTTACAAATTTTTACCCGGGATGCCTTTCCCCAAGATTGGGCAATGACCCAAAATAATCTGGGGAATACCTACCGTAACCTCATCCAAGGAGAACGGAGGCAGAATCTGGAATTGGCCATTGCCTCTTTCCAAGCCGCTTTACAAGTTTATACCCAGGAATCATTCCCGCAAAACCATGCCGAAACCTTATTTAATTTAGGACTTGCCTATCGCGACAGTTCTCAAGTACAGAATGCCTACAAGACGTTTGTTGCTGCCATTGATACCGTAGAAGAAATTCGCAGTGGCATAATTATTGGGGGTGAGGCAGACAAGCAGAAATTAGCGGAAGAATGGCAGAAACTCTATGGCAACATGGTTGAAGTCTGTCTAGAATTGGAGAATTACTCGGCTGCTTTGGAATATGCGGAACGCAGCAAGGCGAGAAACTTACTGGAATTGATGGCAGCTACCCGCCTCAAACCGCCAGGGGTTTCCTCAGAAGTGTGGGAACGCTACGATGCTTTATCCCAAGAATTGTGGAACCTCCAGCAGCAGTCGGATAATAGCACATTCTCCACACTTTCAAAGACTGAAATAATTCAACAAAGCAAGAAATTACACCAAGAAATCGATACTTTAGTCGAGGAGGAAATTACCCCCCATAACCCGAAATTCCGATTGGGGCAACAAGTGCAACCCATGCCCTACCGAGAAATTCAAGCACTCGTGGATGATAACCGGGCGATTGTAGAGTGGTATTTTACGAACAAAGGTATCCATGCCTTTATCGTCACTCGTCAGGGGGAACCTATCCTGGTCTCTACCGAGCCGGATGCCTGGGAGGGGTTGGTACAGTTGACGAGTGAGTATGTAATCGCTTATTATAATACAGATAAAAGCCAGTGGCGGCAGCAGTTACCCTCATACTTGCAGCGGTTGGCGGAGATTTTGGAACTGGATAAACTGCTCTCTCGTATTCCTTCCCACTGTCAGGAGTTAGTCTTAGTTCCCTATCGCTTTCTGCATTTATTTCCCCTCCATGCTTTGCCCGTTTCCCAGACAGAATATCTCAGCGATAAATTTCCCCAAGGGATTCGCTATGTCCCCAGTAGTCAGATTTTGCAGTTATCTTTATCACAAGAGAGTACCCCGTTAGGAAAGGGGGGAGAAGAGAAATCTTTATTTGCGATACAAAACCCAACGGCAGATTTAGACTATACGAATATCGAAGTCGAGGCAATTCAAACGGGTTTTAACGCAGTCACTGTCCTAAAAGGAGACGCTGCCAGCAAAACTGGGTTTAACCAAGCGGCAACCCTGTTAAAAGATGCCGCTTTCGTCCACTTCGCCTGTCATGGTTCTTTTGACTTTGCCAATCCCCGCAATTCGGGACTGATTCTCGCTGATGCCAAACTCTCCGAAACCACGGCGACAGAGGAAGGTGTTCCCCGGATTCGTTCTCAACGCGGTGAGTTTAATCCTAGCGAATGCCTGACTCTGCCAGAAATCTTTAACCTGCGCTTCCGGCAATGTCGTCTCGTCGCCCTCTCTGCCTGCGAAACGGGTATCACGGATATTCGCACCACTAGCGATGAATATATCAGCATTCTCGCCGGATTTTTCTTTGCCGGTTCGCGCAATGTGCTCGGGACATTATGGGCGGTGAATGATTTATCCACGGCGATTTTTATGATTCACTTTTACGAAACCCTCCTGGGCGAAAATCAGCCCCCGGTGGCATTGGCGGTGAAGCAAACTCAGGAGTGGATGCAGCAAGTTACCGTGGCGCAGTTGTTGGAGTGGATTGTGGGTTGTCCGTTGATTGGGGGGGAACGGCGGGAGGAAATGTGCTATTACTTACGATTAGGATACAAGACGAAACTCGATGTCAAACGGTTTGAGTCTCCCTATTATTGGGCTGCTTTTTGCGCCGTTGGACAGTAG
- the argB gene encoding acetylglutamate kinase, with the protein MVTEKELSQQETEAMRVKVLSEALPYIQQFAGRTIVVKYGGAAMKDSTLKDQVMRDLVFLACVGVRPVLVHGGGPEINSWLDKLGIEPQFKNGLRVTDAPTMDVVEMVLVGRVNKEIVALISQAGGSAVGLCGKDGNLITARPQGDEGIGFVGEVSSVNTKILEALVKSGYIPVVSSVAADDAGQSYNINADTIAGELAAALGAEKLILMTDTAGILQDPKDPSTLLPQLDIQQARELMKTGVVSGGMIPKVTCCVRSLAQGVKAAHIIDGRINHSLLLEILTDTGIGSMIVASGYQR; encoded by the coding sequence ATGGTGACCGAGAAAGAACTCAGCCAACAAGAAACTGAAGCAATGCGGGTGAAGGTGCTTAGTGAAGCCCTCCCCTATATCCAGCAATTTGCCGGACGTACCATTGTGGTCAAATATGGGGGTGCGGCTATGAAAGACAGCACCCTTAAAGACCAAGTGATGCGGGATTTGGTGTTTTTGGCCTGTGTAGGGGTCCGGCCTGTCCTGGTCCACGGTGGCGGTCCGGAAATCAATAGCTGGTTGGACAAACTCGGCATTGAACCCCAATTTAAAAATGGTCTACGGGTCACCGATGCGCCGACAATGGATGTGGTGGAAATGGTCTTAGTAGGCCGGGTCAACAAGGAAATTGTCGCCTTGATTAGTCAAGCGGGGGGTTCGGCTGTCGGGTTGTGCGGGAAGGATGGGAATTTAATCACCGCACGTCCTCAAGGGGATGAAGGCATTGGTTTTGTCGGGGAAGTGAGTTCGGTGAATACCAAAATTTTAGAAGCCTTAGTCAAATCTGGCTATATCCCCGTTGTCTCCAGTGTGGCGGCGGATGATGCGGGTCAATCGTATAATATTAATGCGGATACGATCGCCGGAGAACTGGCTGCGGCTTTGGGTGCGGAAAAATTAATCTTAATGACGGACACTGCCGGAATTTTACAAGATCCCAAGGACCCTTCTACTCTGCTGCCGCAACTGGATATTCAACAAGCGCGGGAACTGATGAAAACCGGGGTGGTTTCCGGGGGGATGATTCCCAAGGTGACCTGTTGTGTAAGAAGTTTGGCTCAAGGAGTAAAAGCGGCTCACATTATTGATGGTCGGATTAATCACTCCCTGTTACTGGAAATTTTGACCGATACGGGAATTGGTTCGATGATTGTCGCTTCGGGATATCAGCGGTAA
- a CDS encoding shikimate kinase, with protein sequence MNQFLKGCNLYLIGMMGSGKTTIAQILAPQLEYRYFDTDRLIEQVAGQSIPEIFAESGEAAFRELETKVLSELCAYTRLVVATGGGIILNRQNWSYLQHGVVVWLDVPVEQLYQRLEGDTTRPLLRDPDPMGKLRSLLDQRQSLYSQADVRVIVGPEDTPEQIATGVLSEISKILKHRVNQN encoded by the coding sequence GTGAATCAGTTTCTTAAAGGATGCAACCTCTATCTCATCGGGATGATGGGGTCTGGAAAAACCACCATTGCCCAAATTCTGGCCCCCCAATTGGAGTATCGTTATTTTGATACCGATCGCCTGATTGAACAGGTGGCGGGTCAATCCATCCCGGAGATTTTCGCCGAAAGTGGAGAGGCGGCTTTTCGGGAACTGGAAACCAAGGTATTGAGCGAATTGTGCGCCTATACCCGTCTGGTTGTGGCGACGGGGGGAGGGATTATCCTGAACCGGCAAAACTGGAGTTATCTGCAACATGGGGTGGTGGTGTGGTTAGATGTCCCCGTGGAGCAACTTTATCAGCGCTTGGAAGGGGATACCACCCGGCCATTGTTAAGAGACCCTGACCCAATGGGTAAACTGCGATCACTCCTTGACCAACGTCAATCCCTGTACTCCCAGGCCGATGTGCGCGTGATTGTCGGTCCTGAAGATACCCCAGAACAAATCGCTACGGGAGTTTTAAGCGAAATTTCCAAAATCCTCAAACACCGTGTTAATCAGAACTAA
- a CDS encoding type IV pilus twitching motility protein PilT yields the protein MSITNSSIKRQKSSAAPRVLPPPPPPPSGIIASRKAAQPPPTPTHYIKALVEQAHSCKASDIHIRVGEVPRFRIRGQMREAPEQDRLTPEKFNDYLNEILTPSQRSQFAKTKELDTAIFYPGFIRCRVNCFETLMGGAMVLRLIDLHVPSLDELRLPEVLKKVISHSQGLVLVTGPTGSGKSTTMAAMIRCLNESSFKHVISIEDPIEYVHASKSCLISQREVGLHTDDFHSSLRSALREDPDVILIGEMRDRLTINIALQAAQTGHLVLGTLHTRTAISAINRLLNMFNPEEQVALRIQIVETLYAVIAQLLLPTTDGGRTTINDVLINTTTMQDYLYKGDEDGAFALMHSDTYEGMQVMNQDLYRKVMEGRVAIEVAEMHSPDPGELDRLIRTGGFDASRSPRDFA from the coding sequence ATGTCCATCACAAATAGCTCTATAAAACGCCAGAAATCTAGCGCAGCGCCAAGAGTGCTGCCACCACCACCGCCACCTCCCTCGGGTATTATCGCCAGTCGCAAAGCCGCGCAACCGCCACCGACTCCAACCCATTATATCAAAGCCCTGGTTGAACAAGCTCATAGTTGCAAAGCCTCGGATATTCACATTCGCGTCGGCGAGGTCCCGCGATTCCGAATCCGGGGACAAATGCGCGAAGCCCCCGAACAAGACCGTCTGACCCCGGAAAAGTTTAACGATTATCTGAACGAAATTCTCACCCCGTCCCAGCGGTCCCAATTTGCCAAAACCAAAGAACTGGATACCGCAATCTTCTACCCCGGCTTTATTCGCTGTCGGGTGAATTGCTTTGAAACCCTGATGGGTGGCGCGATGGTTCTGCGTTTGATTGACCTCCATGTTCCCTCCCTCGACGAACTACGCTTACCTGAAGTCCTGAAAAAAGTGATTTCCCATTCCCAAGGGTTGGTGTTGGTAACGGGTCCGACGGGTTCGGGAAAATCTACGACAATGGCGGCGATGATTCGCTGTTTAAACGAAAGCAGCTTTAAGCACGTTATTTCCATTGAGGACCCGATTGAATATGTCCATGCCTCAAAAAGTTGCCTGATCTCGCAACGGGAAGTGGGACTGCATACCGATGACTTCCACTCCAGCTTGCGATCGGCCCTGCGGGAAGACCCGGATGTGATTCTGATTGGGGAAATGCGCGATCGCCTGACGATCAATATCGCCCTCCAAGCCGCCCAAACCGGCCACTTGGTCCTCGGAACCCTCCATACTCGCACAGCTATCAGCGCCATCAACCGCCTCTTAAATATGTTCAATCCCGAAGAACAAGTCGCCCTGCGAATTCAGATTGTGGAAACGTTGTATGCCGTAATCGCCCAACTGTTGCTTCCCACCACTGATGGAGGACGGACGACGATTAATGATGTGTTAATCAATACCACCACCATGCAGGATTACTTGTATAAAGGAGATGAGGATGGGGCGTTTGCCTTAATGCATTCGGATACTTATGAGGGAATGCAGGTGATGAACCAAGACTTGTATCGCAAAGTCATGGAAGGTCGCGTGGCGATCGAAGTCGCGGAGATGCACTCTCCGGATCCTGGTGAATTGGATCGCTTGATTCGGACTGGGGGATTTGATGCCTCGCGATCGCCTCGGGATTTTGCTTGA
- a CDS encoding alpha/beta hydrolase yields the protein MLNYCGSIADFVCNAKSREDALPLLNEHCRSRFFLHPRRTKKVLLFFHGFTAAPWQFVPMGEAFFKAGYNVLVPLMPGHGHGGNWSRQNPAPLPTTAAAYQEFALEWLDRAQELGEEVYIGGLSGGGTVAAWLALERAADIAGCLLFAPYLSSSSRVLDLFVRKLTPDYCDWGAPRPGQRRYGYDGFAVPALKTVLLMGGEVLNRAKREASAPMFIISSESDRAVGHREHRTLFESVSRFAPRSWYHIFDRVLDIPHTMMTQGEGNPHESMLIAMAKAYIDSKLTWDEIGDIAERMTRGETFDAAVRTLNVGDRAAAELPIFMTLLDKRSLVMERNPWLRRA from the coding sequence ATGTTGAATTACTGTGGTTCGATCGCCGACTTTGTTTGCAATGCCAAAAGCCGTGAAGATGCGCTGCCTCTGCTGAATGAACACTGCCGATCGCGCTTTTTTCTCCATCCTCGCCGAACCAAAAAAGTGCTGCTGTTCTTTCATGGATTTACCGCTGCACCCTGGCAGTTTGTGCCGATGGGAGAGGCTTTTTTTAAGGCGGGTTACAATGTTTTAGTCCCCTTAATGCCCGGTCATGGTCACGGGGGGAATTGGAGTCGCCAGAATCCTGCGCCATTACCGACTACGGCAGCAGCGTATCAAGAGTTTGCCCTGGAATGGCTCGATCGCGCTCAAGAGTTGGGAGAAGAGGTCTACATCGGCGGGTTATCCGGCGGGGGTACGGTAGCGGCCTGGTTGGCCTTGGAACGCGCTGCGGATATTGCCGGTTGTTTGTTATTTGCACCCTATTTGAGCAGTAGTAGTCGGGTTTTGGATTTGTTTGTGCGAAAGCTGACTCCGGATTATTGTGATTGGGGTGCGCCGAGACCGGGACAGCGGCGATATGGGTACGATGGGTTTGCAGTGCCCGCACTGAAAACGGTGTTGTTGATGGGGGGAGAGGTACTGAATCGGGCCAAACGAGAAGCCTCTGCACCGATGTTTATTATTTCGAGTGAGAGCGATCGCGCGGTGGGTCATCGGGAACATCGCACGTTGTTTGAGTCGGTTTCCCGCTTTGCACCTCGGAGTTGGTATCATATTTTTGACCGGGTTTTGGATATTCCTCACACGATGATGACTCAAGGGGAGGGAAATCCTCACGAATCCATGTTAATTGCGATGGCAAAAGCCTATATTGACAGCAAGTTAACCTGGGATGAAATTGGGGATATTGCCGAACGGATGACCCGAGGGGAGACATTTGATGCGGCAGTTCGGACTCTGAATGTAGGCGATCGCGCTGCGGCAGAACTGCCAATTTTCATGACCTTGCTGGATAAGCGTTCTCTCGTGATGGAACGAAATCCCTGGTTGCGTCGAGCTTAA
- a CDS encoding Uma2 family endonuclease: protein MSVKLVSHKFTVDDYSKMAEMGVLKESDRVELIRGEIIEMSPIGTRHAACVARLINLFMNRLGNRAIAWPQNPIQLGNNSQPQPDVTLLQPRDDFYATQHPQPADIFLLVEVADTTLEGDRTIKIPLYAEHNIPEVWLVNLPENCLEVYRQPTATGY from the coding sequence ATGAGTGTGAAGTTAGTTTCGCATAAATTTACCGTTGATGATTATAGTAAAATGGCAGAAATGGGGGTTTTGAAAGAAAGCGATCGCGTTGAATTAATCCGAGGAGAAATCATCGAAATGTCACCCATTGGAACTCGTCATGCCGCTTGTGTTGCTCGCCTGATAAACCTCTTCATGAATCGCCTGGGAAATCGAGCGATCGCATGGCCGCAAAACCCCATCCAATTAGGCAACAATTCTCAACCGCAACCCGATGTAACCTTGCTGCAACCCCGGGATGATTTCTATGCCACTCAACATCCGCAACCGGCGGATATCTTCCTATTAGTCGAAGTTGCCGACACCACCTTAGAAGGCGATCGTACCATCAAAATCCCCCTCTATGCCGAACATAACATCCCCGAAGTTTGGTTAGTCAACCTCCCCGAAAACTGCCTAGAAGTCTACCGCCAACCCACCGCCACCGGATATTAA